The genomic interval AGCACGAGGTTCCGAAGAAACTGCACACGATGAAGAAGCCGGTCATCTGCGCGCTCAACGGGTCCGCGGCCGGGGCGGGTTGTTCGCTCGCGCTCGCCTGTGACATCCGCATCGCGGCGCAGAGTGCCTTCATCCTGACCTCGTTCGCCAGGTTGGGCCTGAGTGGCGACTACGGTGGTACCTGGTTTCTTACGCGGCTCGTGGGTACCGCGAAGGCGCGCGAGATCTATTTCACGGCCCGCCGGGTTGCCGCCGAGGAGTGCGAGCGCCTGGGGATCGTCAATCGAGTGGTCCCCGACGAGGATCTCGCGAAGGAGTCCTCGGATCTCGCGCGGCAGATCGCGGCGGGACCGCCGATCGCGCTGGGCTGGATGAAGCAAAATCTCAACCGCGCATTGGAAGAAGACCTACAGACCTGCATGGACTTCGAGGCCGATCGCATGGTGCGCGGAGCCATGACCGAA from bacterium carries:
- a CDS encoding enoyl-CoA hydratase is translated as MAAQTIDTGTAELLCHVEERVAFVTLNRPEALNALSMDLKKGLYRLLPILEEDDEVGALLLTGAGRAFCSGGDTKVMARDGNPPSMEDRQRQLRWEHEVPKKLHTMKKPVICALNGSAAGAGCSLALACDIRIAAQSAFILTSFARLGLSGDYGGTWFLTRLVGTAKAREIYFTARRVAAEECERLGIVNRVVPDEDLAKESSDLARQIAAGPPIALGWMKQNLNRALEEDLQTCMDFEADRMVRGAMTEDYREAVRAFGEKRPPRFKGQ